Proteins from one Ornithobacterium rhinotracheale genomic window:
- the hpf gene encoding ribosome hibernation-promoting factor, HPF/YfiA family: MKVNLQAVNFNAKDELVEFIEEKLGKLDQFYDQIVAADVFLKLDNNNSKENKIVEVRLQVPGDDIVVTKDGQTFEEVINLSVDTLKRLVIKKKEKMMKK, translated from the coding sequence ATGAAAGTAAATTTGCAAGCAGTAAATTTCAACGCAAAAGATGAATTAGTTGAATTTATAGAAGAAAAATTAGGGAAATTGGATCAGTTTTATGATCAAATTGTGGCCGCAGATGTTTTTCTAAAGTTAGACAATAATAATAGTAAAGAAAACAAAATTGTAGAAGTGAGATTGCAAGTTCCGGGAGATGATATCGTAGTAACTAAAGATGGGCAAACTTTTGAAGAAGTAATCAATCTATCTGTAGATACACTTAAAAGGCTAGTAATCAAGAAAAAAGAGAAGATGATGAAAAAATAA
- the xerA gene encoding site-specific tyrosine recombinase/integron integrase, translating to MIENFLEYISAERRYSKHTVESYQRDLVDFEAYVQQIQKNWKNIEKKDLRNYLMQLSEMGNKPKTINRKMSAIRSFFKFLVYIDYIPQSPASNIKSLKLPKEVNIPISESEIDQLLDRSFFDETWVGDRNFLLIQLLYETGIRRAELIGINIGDIDFEQKQIKVLGKRNKERIIPVRDELLQSVKTLMAKSPFANESEALFTTEKGKRIYPKLVYNIVISYLRLVTNKKKVSPHVLRHSFATNMLSHGADINAVKEILGHSSLASTQVYTHNDINQLKKVFNHAHPREKN from the coding sequence ATGATTGAAAATTTCCTTGAATACATAAGTGCCGAGCGCAGATACTCCAAACATACGGTGGAATCCTACCAGCGCGATTTGGTAGATTTTGAAGCCTATGTGCAGCAAATCCAAAAAAACTGGAAAAATATAGAAAAAAAGGATTTGCGCAATTATCTCATGCAACTCAGCGAAATGGGAAATAAGCCCAAAACAATCAATCGTAAAATGAGTGCCATTCGTAGTTTTTTTAAGTTTTTGGTTTATATCGATTACATTCCTCAAAGTCCTGCGAGCAACATTAAATCTTTAAAATTACCCAAAGAAGTAAATATCCCTATTTCCGAATCCGAAATTGATCAATTGCTTGATCGCTCTTTTTTTGACGAAACATGGGTAGGAGATCGCAATTTTCTTTTAATTCAACTTTTGTACGAAACAGGAATTCGTCGTGCCGAGCTTATCGGCATAAATATTGGAGATATTGATTTTGAGCAGAAGCAAATCAAGGTACTTGGGAAAAGAAACAAAGAGCGAATCATTCCCGTGCGAGATGAATTGTTGCAGAGCGTAAAGACTTTAATGGCTAAATCTCCATTTGCTAACGAATCCGAAGCACTATTCACCACCGAAAAGGGAAAAAGAATTTACCCAAAGCTTGTTTATAATATAGTAATTTCGTACCTTAGACTTGTAACTAATAAAAAGAAGGTGAGTCCTCATGTTTTAAGGCATTCATTTGCCACTAATATGTTGAGCCACGGAGCAGACATCAATGCGGTAAAGGAGATTTTGGGGCACAGTAGTTTGGCTTCGACTCAAGTTTATACGCATAATGATATTAATCAATTAAAAAAAGTGTTTAACCACGCGCACCCGCGCGAAAAAAATTAA
- the rpsU gene encoding 30S ribosomal protein S21 produces the protein MLIVPVKDGESIERALKRYKRKYDKTRIVKELRERQQFTKPSVLKRQEIIKASYKQKMQSKNEL, from the coding sequence ATGTTAATAGTACCTGTAAAAGACGGTGAGTCAATCGAAAGAGCATTAAAACGCTACAAAAGAAAATATGACAAAACTAGAATTGTCAAAGAATTAAGAGAGAGACAACAATTCACTAAACCTTCTGTTTTGAAACGTCAAGAAATTATTAAAGCTTCTTACAAACAGAAAATGCAGTCTAAAAACGAATTATAA